The following nucleotide sequence is from Kwoniella shandongensis chromosome 9, complete sequence.
TTTCGAGCGACCCTCTGCTATCCAGCAGCGAGCCATCATGCCCATCATCACCGGCCGTGACTGTATCGCCCAGGCTCAATCCGGTACTGGAAAGACCGCCActttctccatctccattctccagagggtgagtcggtgTTTCTTCATGATGAACAACTTCATGTCCTGATAAACGGCGTCACCGCAGATCGACACCACTGTCAAGAAGACCCAGGCTCTTATCCTTGCTCCCACCCGAGAGCTTGCCCAGCAGATCCAAAAGGTCGTCATTGCTCTCGGTGACTACCTCAACGTCGACTGTCACGCCTGTGTCGGTGGTACCGCCGTCCGAGAGGACATTGCCAAGCTCGGCGAGGGTCCCCACGTCGTTGTCGGTACCCCCGGTCGTGTCTTCGACATGATCAACCGAGGTGCCCTCAAGACCGACGCCGTCAAGATGTTCTGTCTCGACGAGGCCGATGAGATGCTCTCAACCGGTTTCAAGGATGCCATCTAcgacatcttccagctcctccccGCCGAGACTCAggtcgtccttctttccgcCACCATGCCCACCGAGGTTCTCGAGGTCACCAAGAAGTTCATGCGAGACCCCATCAGGATTCTCGTCAAGCGAGATGAGCTCACCCTTGAGGGTATCAGGCAGTTCTGTGAGTAAACCCACCTCCCCAAACATATTACCCCGTGCTGATTTCGCGACCTAGACATCGccgttgagaaggaggactgGAAGCTCGACACCCTTTGTGACTTGTACGAGACCGTCACCAT
It contains:
- a CDS encoding ATP-dependent RNA helicase eIF4A, whose protein sequence is MRDINDCGQKEWGKVLAKPEAEGGLQIDGDLIESNWNQVVDNFDNMELKADLLRGVYAYGFERPSAIQQRAIMPIITGRDCIAQAQSGTGKTATFSISILQRIDTTVKKTQALILAPTRELAQQIQKVVIALGDYLNVDCHACVGGTAVREDIAKLGEGPHVVVGTPGRVFDMINRGALKTDAVKMFCLDEADEMLSTGFKDAIYDIFQLLPAETQVVLLSATMPTEVLEVTKKFMRDPIRILVKRDELTLEGIRQFYIAVEKEDWKLDTLCDLYETVTITQAVIFCSTRRKVDWLTQKLHEREFTVSAMHGDMDQAQREVIMKEFRSGSSRVLIATDLLARGIDVQQVSLVINYDLPASKENYIHRIGRGGRFGRKGVAINFVTQEDVKMLREIETFYNTQVDEMPLNVADLI